In Paludibaculum fermentans, the genomic stretch CTGCGTCTTACGCCGCAGGGCAAACCGTAATACATCGGGCGAGACGGTGCGCCGGATGCGCAGCATCATCTCGTGCGTGGCGTGCAGCAGCACCGCGAACGCGAGAGTCCATACAAGATTGTCGAGAATGACGATCAGCCAGGCAGCGGGATCGAGGCGATGCCGGACAATCTCCAGGCCGAGTCCTGCGCCAAGGGCCACCTTCGCGAGAAAGCCCATCAGAACTACCGGCCAATGCCGGAAAACGTGGCTGGCGGCGAACAGGAATCCGGCTCCTAACGCGGCGGTCAGCAGGGCGGCCGCGCCGAGAAACTCGAGCGCCACTTGCGGAGGAGCCGGTTGGCCGGGAATCAGGTAGCGCAGCAGGATGGCCGGGAAAAAGAGGCCGATGACCGCGAACGCAAGATGCCAGGTTCCGGCGGCGCGCAGCAACCACTTCATCCAATCCGGCGGCCGCTCTGTGAGGTAATGCATGCTGTTCCGCAGGTATGATGCACGTCCGGCCGGGCCTGCATCAGAATCATCGCACCCTCACAGACGGCGCCCGCGGGGGGCCAGTTCGTAAAGTTCTGGTTAAGTCGCTCAGCGCCGCTATTCGTTGGTGGCCAGGAACTCAAGCACGCGTTCGCCTGAGCGCTCGATGGGGTCGGTACCCGATAGCGAAAGATCGGCGAAGTCCTGGCAGGGGTAGATGAAGGTGCGCGCGCCGGGCAGGACACTGGTTTCGAACTGCCACTTCACGCTCTCCGGCGTACGGGCGCGTTCGCGGATGTCGCGATAGAGCCGCCGCTCCAGGCAGACCGCCTCCGGCGCCTCGACGTACAGTTTGAGTGACAGCAGATCCCGCAGTTCGGGCCAGTAGAGCGCGAACAGCCCTTCCATGATCACGCACGTGCCGGGTTGGATGATGTCGTCCCCAGGCGTCCGGGAGTGGGTCTCAAAACTGTAATGAGGCGCATGGATTGGCTGGCCGGACGCAAGCGCCCGGGCATGTTCCAGGATGGCGTCGTGGTCGACGATGTGGGGCTCGTCGAAGTTTGTCTTCTCCCGAACCTCCATCGGCAGATGGGAGAGGTCGAGGTAATAGTGGTCGAGATTCAGGACCCGCGCGCCGGTCCTGGCGGACAGCCAGCGCGCGAGTTCCGTCTTGCCGGAGCACGAGGGCCCGGCGATTCCGATCAATTTGACCGGTTGGGACTGCCTGTTCACTGCTTACACCCTCGCGGCCGTTTGCATACTCTGCGCCGGGGGAGGCGGCGGCGCCTGCAGTCTCACGCTCACCAGTTTCGACACGCCTTGTTCCTGCATGGTGACGCCGTAGAGCATCTCGGCCGCCTCCATCGTCTTCTTGGCGTGGGTGATCACAATGAACTGCGTTTGCGCCGCCATATCCTTCAAAAGATTGGCCAGACGGCCTACGTTGGCTTCGTCGAGCGGAGCGTCGACTTCGTCCAGGATGCAGAACGGGCTGGGCTGGTAGTGGAAGATCGCCATCAGCAGCGCCACCGCTGTCAGCGCCTTCTCACCGCCCGAGAGCAGCAGGACGTTCTGCAGCCGCTTGCCGGGCGGCGAAGCCACGATTTCGATGCCCTGGTCGAGCGCATCGCCCTCGCCGGTCAGGCGCATCTCGCCTAACCCGCCGCCGAACAACGACTTGAACATGTCGCGGAACTTGTCGTTGATCACCGCGAAGGCCTCGACGAAGCGCTTGCGCGACTCGCTGTCGATCTCGTTGATCGCCTTCTCGGTGTCGCGGATGGAATCGAGCAGGTCCTGCCGCTGGGTGTTCAGGAAGTCATAGCGTTGTTGCGACTCCTGATACTCGTGGAGCGCCTCCGGATTCACCGGGCCCAGGGCGTCGATCCGCTTGCGCAGTTCCGAAACCCGCTCTTCGATGTCCGAGACGGCCATTTCGTCCAACTCGACGACGGCCGGCGCGGTCTCGCCTTCCGCCACTTCCGCCGGAGCGGCCGCGGCCTGCGCCGCCAGTTCGGCCACTGGGATGTCGAGGTCTTTCCTACAGGTGTCGTCGAGGAACTTCAGCTCACTCTGGCGGCGGACCAGGTTCAATTCAATCTGGTTGCGCTTGTCGTGTGCCTCGGCCGACGCCTGGCGGGTGGTCTTGATGTTCTCTTCGCTGGCCGCCAGGGCGGCGCGCTGGCCGGTTTCCAACTCGGCCAACTCGCCCACGGTCTTCTCGAAGAACTGCTGCTCGTCGCCCAGCGACGAGGCACGCTCTTCGAGCTGCATGTTGTTCTCGAGGAAGCGGTTGCGGGCCACGCCCAGGCGCTCCATCTCGGCCTGCAGGCTCTGCCGGCGATTCGTGACCTCGCGGATCTGGTTCTCGAGACGGGCCGAGGCGTTTTCCACACCGCGGCGGCGCTCGTCAAACCCGGCCAGTTCGACGCGAAGCACAGAGTGCTCTTCGGCGAGCAGATTCACTTCCTGCTTGAGCGATTCGAGGTCGGCGCGGCCCTGTTCGAGGGACTGTTCCACCGCGACCCGCTGCTGCTCGCGCTCTTCCACCAACGCCTGCTTCTGCTGGCGCTGCTCCATGCTGCGGGCTGCATCGCGCTGCAAACGCTCCAGTTCCACGCGGGAGACAGAGAGCTTCTGGGTGGCGCGATTGAACTCCTCGGAGATCTTGCGCATCTCCTGGTCGAGGACCAGGGTGTCTTTCTCCTGCCGCTGCTGGTCCGTGCGGAGCCGCTCGAGCTCTTCGCTGAGAGACTGGATCTCGCCGTCCAGTTGATCCAGCGTCTCCTGGGCGGTCGCCAGTGCGTTCTGGCGGACCTGGAACTGGCCGCTGATCTCGCGCAGTTCGCGCTTCAGGGCGAGGGGGCCGGTGCCGGTCTTCTTGCCGCCGCTGACGGCGTGGCCGCTGTAGCAGACCCCGTCGGGCAACAGGAAGAAGAGATCCGGATACATCATCGCCAGCCGCTGGGCGGAGTCGCGGCCTTCCGCCAGGAAGCAGCGGGCCAGGCGCGGCAGCAGCGCGGCCGGAGCGTTCGTCAACCCGTTCGTGAAGCGGATGCCATCACTGAGCCGGCCAACGATCCCGGTTTCGGGACCGATAGCCGGCTCGTGAACGGGGGAGGCGGCGACAGCAGTACTGTCACCGTTAAGGTGGGGTTCCACGAGGAAGGTAGCCCGGCCGTCGAGGTCGCCGCGCAGGACGTCGATGCCGCGCTGGGCATCGTCCCACGTCTTGACGACCACGTACTCGAGCTCTTCGTGGAGGAATTCTTCGGTCGCTTTTTCGAACTTCGGATCAGTGAGATCGACGAAGTCGGCCAGCACGCCGGCAGGCTTCAGGTCCTGCGCCTGGCCGCGCTCGATAGCCGTAAACAAACGCTTTACGGATTCGGTCGTATACGCGCGGTGGGAAAGGATTTCTTCCAGCGAGTCGCGGCGTGCGCGCAGGCGGGAAGTCTCGGTCTTCAACCCGTCCAGTTGGCGGCGGGTCTCCTGGGCGCGGGCCCTGCGCTCCTGCAAGTCAGCGTCCACGCTCTTGCGCCGGGTCTGGATGTTCTCCAGCTCCATCTGGCGGTTGGCGAGGCGGATGCCGAACTCTGCTTTCGACTGCTCGAGGCGGGCCAGATCGGTGATCGCCGTCGTCTCGTCGTGCTGGACGCGGGCCGTATCCCGCTGCATGGCGGAGAGATAGGTGTCGATCTGGCCGACCTGGTTTTTGAGCTGGGAGCTCTCGCCCAGCAGGCGGACCACCTGCTGGCGGGCGGACTCGAGACCGCGTTCCCGCTCCCGCAGTTGGGCCTGGAGCGAGTCCTTTTCCTCGTTCTTCGCCATCAGCCGCTCGCGGGCTTCGCCGGCCTGCACCTGCAACTGCTGAAGCTGGGCGGTGAGGTTGGTGCGTTCCTGGTCGAGTGCTTCCAGGCGCTTGTACATCTCCTCGCTCTCGCCCTCGCCCTGCTGCAGGCGCTGGTCGATGCCGCCGATCTGGCGGGCTTGCGATTCGATCTGGCCGCGCGTGCGCTCGGTTTCGATGCGGACTTCCGCCAGGCGCTTGCGGGCTTCGGTCAGGTTGGCTTCGGTCTGGTAGAACGTCTCGCGAGCGGCGGCGAGCGACTTTTCTTCTGTCTCTACGCTGGAGTGCAGTTCCTGGTAGGTGCGCGTGGCTTCGCCGAGTTCGAGGGCGACGCGGGTCGCCTCCCGCTCCAGCAGGCGGTAGCGGCCGGTGAGGGCAACGCGCAACTGGGCGTCGAGTTCAGTCTTCAACTCCTCATAACGCTTGGCTTTACCGGCCTGGCGTTTGAGTGAATTCACCTGCCGGTTGACCTCTTCCAGGATGTCGAAGACGCGGGTCAGGTTCTGCTTGGCGCCCTCGAGTTTGGCTTCCGCCAGGCGGCGCTTCGTCTTGAACTTGCTGATGCCGGCGGCCTCTTCAATAACCGCGCGGCGGTCGAGCGGCTTGGACGAGAGGATCTGGCCGATGCGGCCCTGCTCGATGATGGCGTAGGATTCCGGACCAAGTCCGGTACCCATGAAGAGGTCCTGGATGTCGCGCAGGCGAGCCTGTTTGCCGTTGATCAGGTATTCACTTTCACCCGAGCGGAACAGACGCCGGGTGATGGTGATTTCCTGTTCTTTACCTGGCGAATGAAGAGAGAAGACATTGGCGCGTGCGGCGCCATTTGTCCCATTCGCGTGCCCGTTTGTGGGTCCGGTGGTAAGCGGCTCATTCGCAGGGACTTCGATCACTTCGACCGGCCCTTGGAAGGGCACTGCGTCCACTGGCGTTTCAGCGGCGGGCTCGACGGCCACCGGGGCGGCTTTGGCGCCCTTCGACGGCTTGGCCTGTTCGGGTCTTGCTCCGGGAATCACGACACTGCCGGTGGGGTCGACCAAAACCATGGTGACCTGCGCCATCCCGACAGGTTTGCGGCCGTGGGTGCCGGCAAAGATCACGTCTTCCATGCGGGCGCCGCGCAG encodes the following:
- a CDS encoding uridine kinase family protein; translated protein: MNRQSQPVKLIGIAGPSCSGKTELARWLSARTGARVLNLDHYYLDLSHLPMEVREKTNFDEPHIVDHDAILEHARALASGQPIHAPHYSFETHSRTPGDDIIQPGTCVIMEGLFALYWPELRDLLSLKLYVEAPEAVCLERRLYRDIRERARTPESVKWQFETSVLPGARTFIYPCQDFADLSLSGTDPIERSGERVLEFLATNE
- the smc gene encoding chromosome segregation protein SMC codes for the protein MLTLKRVEIQGFKSFCDRTEMRFQGRGVAAVVGPNGCGKSNLSDAISWVLGEQSAKSLRGARMEDVIFAGTHGRKPVGMAQVTMVLVDPTGSVVIPGARPEQAKPSKGAKAAPVAVEPAAETPVDAVPFQGPVEVIEVPANEPLTTGPTNGHANGTNGAARANVFSLHSPGKEQEITITRRLFRSGESEYLINGKQARLRDIQDLFMGTGLGPESYAIIEQGRIGQILSSKPLDRRAVIEEAAGISKFKTKRRLAEAKLEGAKQNLTRVFDILEEVNRQVNSLKRQAGKAKRYEELKTELDAQLRVALTGRYRLLEREATRVALELGEATRTYQELHSSVETEEKSLAAARETFYQTEANLTEARKRLAEVRIETERTRGQIESQARQIGGIDQRLQQGEGESEEMYKRLEALDQERTNLTAQLQQLQVQAGEARERLMAKNEEKDSLQAQLRERERGLESARQQVVRLLGESSQLKNQVGQIDTYLSAMQRDTARVQHDETTAITDLARLEQSKAEFGIRLANRQMELENIQTRRKSVDADLQERRARAQETRRQLDGLKTETSRLRARRDSLEEILSHRAYTTESVKRLFTAIERGQAQDLKPAGVLADFVDLTDPKFEKATEEFLHEELEYVVVKTWDDAQRGIDVLRGDLDGRATFLVEPHLNGDSTAVAASPVHEPAIGPETGIVGRLSDGIRFTNGLTNAPAALLPRLARCFLAEGRDSAQRLAMMYPDLFFLLPDGVCYSGHAVSGGKKTGTGPLALKRELREISGQFQVRQNALATAQETLDQLDGEIQSLSEELERLRTDQQRQEKDTLVLDQEMRKISEEFNRATQKLSVSRVELERLQRDAARSMEQRQQKQALVEEREQQRVAVEQSLEQGRADLESLKQEVNLLAEEHSVLRVELAGFDERRRGVENASARLENQIREVTNRRQSLQAEMERLGVARNRFLENNMQLEERASSLGDEQQFFEKTVGELAELETGQRAALAASEENIKTTRQASAEAHDKRNQIELNLVRRQSELKFLDDTCRKDLDIPVAELAAQAAAAPAEVAEGETAPAVVELDEMAVSDIEERVSELRKRIDALGPVNPEALHEYQESQQRYDFLNTQRQDLLDSIRDTEKAINEIDSESRKRFVEAFAVINDKFRDMFKSLFGGGLGEMRLTGEGDALDQGIEIVASPPGKRLQNVLLLSGGEKALTAVALLMAIFHYQPSPFCILDEVDAPLDEANVGRLANLLKDMAAQTQFIVITHAKKTMEAAEMLYGVTMQEQGVSKLVSVRLQAPPPPPAQSMQTAARV